From a region of the Prosthecobacter debontii genome:
- a CDS encoding ABC-F family ATP-binding cassette domain-containing protein, translating into MPPPTAALLSATELALSYGNQLLLEAVTLAVSAGEKVGLVGRNGCGKTSLLKILAGVERPDSGDLSLRRGLRMGYLPQEFELDGEKTVLENIQSGAADLMSWLTRYEAGEGSEAELAEMLHQIEAADGWNLEARIRATATALSAPALDAKVAPLSGGEKRRVALCRALVAQPDLLLLDEPTNHLDSDSIRWLEDTLKNFSGAVIFVTHDRYFLDVIATRIIELADGVCYSHPGNYTAFLESKAARQAIAEQAERRRQRFLRTELEWVRAGVKARGTKQRSRLDAFYAIEGQEAPPEEREMDLLLPPAAEMGDIAVNLENVGGKVDTETGERWLFKNLDIVFRPGQCTGIVGRNGAGKTTLLRICMGQRPPDEGKATVGKKVVFNYIDQTRMQLNGEGTVLEEVADQDDVVFFGQQKLGARGYLRRFLFNDDRTNERVDRLSGGERARLMLAKVLKRGGNVIVLDEPTNDLDLQSLRILEEALTSFEGSTIVVSHDRYFLDRVCDQIVAFEEGGVHVQEGNYSYYLEKRKEREARDKLWSAPAKQEKPTAARTNTKPRKLSFKETRELEVIEETILAAEEKVAELDGTLNDPSFYITRSTEAEGLIAELEKAKQAVASLYARWEELEAIKAASEAAG; encoded by the coding sequence ATGCCTCCTCCGACTGCTGCTCTCCTTTCTGCGACCGAACTCGCGCTCTCTTACGGCAACCAGCTCCTGCTGGAGGCCGTGACGCTGGCGGTATCTGCCGGGGAGAAAGTGGGGCTGGTGGGCCGCAATGGCTGTGGTAAGACGAGCCTGCTGAAGATCCTGGCGGGTGTGGAGCGGCCGGACAGTGGCGATCTGTCCCTGCGTCGAGGTTTGCGTATGGGCTATCTGCCGCAGGAATTCGAACTGGATGGGGAGAAGACGGTGCTGGAGAACATCCAATCCGGCGCGGCGGATCTGATGAGCTGGCTGACGCGTTATGAAGCAGGGGAGGGGAGTGAGGCCGAACTGGCGGAGATGCTGCACCAGATCGAGGCGGCCGATGGCTGGAACCTGGAGGCCCGGATTCGTGCGACGGCCACGGCTTTATCCGCCCCGGCTCTGGATGCCAAGGTGGCTCCGCTTTCCGGGGGGGAAAAACGCCGCGTGGCTCTGTGTCGGGCGTTGGTGGCCCAGCCGGATCTGCTGCTGCTGGATGAGCCGACCAACCACTTGGACTCCGACTCCATCCGCTGGCTGGAAGACACGCTGAAGAACTTCTCAGGGGCGGTGATCTTTGTCACTCACGACCGTTACTTTCTGGATGTCATCGCCACACGAATCATCGAGCTGGCGGATGGCGTCTGTTATTCCCACCCGGGGAACTACACGGCCTTCCTGGAAAGCAAAGCTGCACGCCAAGCCATCGCTGAACAGGCGGAGCGTCGCCGTCAGCGCTTCCTGCGCACAGAGCTGGAGTGGGTGCGTGCAGGGGTGAAAGCCCGAGGCACGAAGCAACGCAGCCGCCTGGATGCTTTTTATGCCATCGAGGGGCAGGAGGCCCCGCCTGAAGAACGGGAGATGGATTTGTTGTTACCCCCAGCGGCGGAGATGGGAGACATCGCCGTGAACCTGGAAAACGTCGGCGGTAAGGTGGATACAGAGACGGGGGAGCGGTGGCTTTTCAAGAACCTCGACATCGTCTTCCGCCCCGGTCAGTGCACGGGCATCGTGGGGCGTAATGGAGCGGGGAAGACCACGCTGCTACGCATCTGCATGGGCCAGCGGCCACCGGATGAAGGCAAGGCCACGGTGGGGAAGAAGGTGGTGTTTAACTACATCGACCAGACCCGCATGCAGCTGAATGGCGAGGGCACCGTGCTGGAGGAAGTGGCGGATCAGGATGATGTCGTCTTCTTTGGTCAGCAGAAGCTGGGGGCCCGAGGTTACCTGCGGCGGTTCCTCTTTAACGATGATCGCACCAATGAACGGGTGGATCGTCTCTCGGGTGGAGAACGCGCCCGTCTGATGCTGGCCAAGGTGCTCAAGCGCGGGGGCAACGTGATCGTGCTGGATGAGCCGACCAATGATCTGGACCTGCAAAGTCTGCGTATTTTAGAGGAAGCCCTGACCAGCTTCGAAGGCAGCACCATCGTGGTAAGTCATGACCGCTATTTCCTGGACCGTGTCTGTGATCAGATCGTGGCCTTTGAGGAAGGTGGCGTGCATGTGCAGGAGGGGAACTACAGCTACTACCTGGAGAAGCGTAAGGAGCGTGAGGCCCGGGATAAACTCTGGTCCGCACCTGCCAAGCAGGAGAAACCCACTGCGGCTCGAACGAACACCAAACCTCGAAAGCTGAGCTTCAAGGAAACTCGTGAACTGGAAGTCATCGAGGAAACCATCTTAGCCGCTGAGGAGAAGGTGGCGGAACTGGATGGCACGCTGAACGATCCCTCCTTCTACATCACCCGCTCCACTGAGGCCGAGGGGTTGATTGCCGAGCTGGAGAAGGCGAAACAGGCGGTAGCGAGCCTTTATGCCCGCTGGGAGGAACTGGAGGCCATCAAAGCGGCCAGTGAGGCGGCGGGCTGA
- a CDS encoding Dabb family protein translates to MKSFLFTLAAAFLLMTTAPAAEAPYRHVVLFKFKDSASPEQVQDIEKAFGELATKIDTVKGYEWGINVSPEGLNDGFTHCFFVTFADKAGLEVYLPHAAHQEFVKQLKPLLDKVCVVDYVAK, encoded by the coding sequence ATGAAATCCTTCCTTTTCACCCTTGCCGCCGCCTTTCTCCTCATGACCACCGCCCCTGCTGCCGAAGCCCCCTATCGCCACGTCGTCCTCTTCAAGTTCAAAGACAGCGCCAGCCCCGAGCAAGTCCAGGACATCGAAAAGGCCTTCGGTGAGCTGGCGACGAAGATCGACACCGTCAAAGGGTATGAGTGGGGCATCAACGTCAGCCCTGAAGGTCTCAACGACGGCTTCACCCACTGCTTCTTCGTCACCTTTGCCGACAAAGCCGGACTGGAAGTTTACCTCCCCCACGCCGCCCACCAGGAGTTTGTGAAACAGCTCAAACCCCTGCTCGATAAGGTCTGCGTGGTGGACTACGTGGCCAAGTAG
- a CDS encoding threonine aldolase family protein, with translation MKYHFASDNTSGVCPEAWQAMAEANVGYHPSYGADAITAEACESFRRFFDTDCEVFFVFNGTAANSLALASLCQSYHSVICSDLAHVETDECGAPEFFSNGSKLLTAKSSLGKLDPTDVERLITHRTDLHYPRPKALSLSQSTELGTVYRPGEIAGLCKLAKSHGLHVHMDGARFFNALAAQTATPADLTWKAGVDVLCCGGTKLGMAVTEAVVFFNHDLARDFEYRCKQAGQLCSKMRFISAQWLRILNDDTWRQHAARANGLARKLADGLGQLPGAQILYPVDANAVFARLPETMKSGLKERGWMFYSFIGGGSRLMCSWATTEADVDTFIADAQAWA, from the coding sequence ATGAAATACCACTTTGCCTCTGACAATACCTCCGGCGTCTGTCCTGAAGCCTGGCAAGCCATGGCGGAAGCAAACGTGGGCTACCATCCCAGCTACGGAGCCGATGCCATCACCGCCGAGGCCTGTGAGAGCTTCCGCCGTTTCTTCGATACCGACTGTGAGGTCTTCTTTGTCTTCAACGGCACCGCCGCCAACTCCCTCGCGCTGGCCTCTCTCTGCCAGAGTTATCACAGCGTCATCTGCAGTGACTTGGCCCATGTGGAAACCGACGAATGCGGGGCACCGGAGTTCTTCTCCAACGGCTCCAAGCTTCTCACGGCCAAAAGCTCGTTAGGCAAGCTGGACCCCACCGATGTGGAGCGCCTGATCACCCATCGCACCGATCTCCATTATCCACGCCCCAAGGCCCTGAGCCTGAGCCAGAGCACTGAGCTGGGCACCGTCTATCGCCCGGGCGAGATCGCCGGACTCTGCAAGCTGGCCAAGAGCCACGGCCTGCATGTGCATATGGACGGAGCCCGCTTCTTCAATGCCCTGGCTGCGCAAACAGCCACTCCTGCCGACCTCACCTGGAAAGCCGGGGTGGATGTGCTCTGCTGCGGCGGCACCAAGCTCGGCATGGCCGTGACCGAAGCCGTGGTCTTCTTTAACCACGACCTCGCTCGCGACTTCGAATACCGCTGCAAGCAAGCCGGCCAACTGTGCTCGAAGATGCGCTTCATCTCCGCCCAGTGGCTGCGCATCCTGAATGATGACACCTGGCGCCAACATGCTGCCCGGGCCAATGGGCTCGCCCGCAAGCTGGCCGATGGTCTGGGCCAACTCCCCGGCGCTCAAATCCTCTACCCCGTGGATGCCAACGCTGTCTTTGCCCGCCTACCCGAGACCATGAAATCCGGTCTCAAAGAACGTGGCTGGATGTTCTACAGCTTCATCGGCGGTGGCTCACGCCTCATGTGCTCCTGGGCCACCACCGAAGCCGATGTAGACACCTTCATCGCCGATGCCCAAGCCTGGGCGTGA
- a CDS encoding TonB-dependent receptor plug domain-containing protein, translating into MTSKTYGLRSIIGTAGIAIAITPYLLLSAEPAREAAPETKDTKLLPEIVVTATKTETESWKTASSVTVIDREELERENYPTLVEALRRVPGLTLADRGGPGTITTVLMRGTKSEHTSLLINGRPIPMNLAGLYNIETTPLDNIQRIEVLRGPASSLYGGKTIGGVINIITRSGRGVEKPETTAFFEAGSYGSFREGVSTLGSAADLDWAFDFNRSDLQGQRINSQFQQTGGAGRVGYQITETLRFELDGNYYEAIVGNPGNRLANNPNVQLRTEYWNISPRLIWDTTENWRQTLTYSYNAFRQAATGSTSSFSPNNRITVETQFLEYQSEVKATDWWTLTAGAWFQDMGYDRFNDDTGIQDISQHETNWALYAQSQMEIAEGLNFVAGLRYDNYSDFEDAVTWRVGLSYRVPVLQTLLHANYGTAFSPPSPQDREPALFGNALLAKPERSRGYEVGFEQPIPAAKAKFSATYFHNDIEDTYQFDLSTFSLLAIGEARTRGVELGAEWQPLDQLGFYANYTYLDADDTLADLRLVRRPRHSISGGVIAKPVEDVTVSLSATYVMDREDFDPVTFAQTDLEDYLVARLSVAWRVHKNVELFARVENLFGDNYEEAAGFPAYDTGAYAGVKVRF; encoded by the coding sequence ATGACATCAAAAACCTATGGCCTCCGTTCCATCATCGGCACGGCTGGCATCGCTATCGCAATCACTCCCTATCTGCTGCTCTCCGCTGAACCGGCGAGAGAAGCTGCTCCAGAAACCAAGGATACCAAGCTCCTCCCCGAGATTGTCGTTACCGCCACGAAGACGGAAACCGAGTCATGGAAGACCGCCTCCTCCGTCACTGTGATTGATCGTGAGGAACTGGAGCGCGAAAACTACCCCACCTTGGTGGAAGCTCTGCGCCGGGTTCCCGGTCTCACTCTCGCCGACCGTGGAGGGCCTGGCACCATCACCACCGTGCTGATGCGTGGCACCAAATCGGAGCATACCTCGCTGCTCATCAACGGACGCCCCATCCCCATGAACCTAGCCGGTCTCTACAACATCGAGACCACTCCCCTGGATAACATCCAGAGAATCGAAGTTCTACGAGGACCCGCCTCTAGCCTCTATGGAGGTAAGACCATCGGTGGAGTCATCAACATCATCACCCGCAGCGGACGCGGTGTGGAGAAACCCGAGACCACCGCGTTCTTCGAGGCCGGTAGCTACGGCAGCTTTCGCGAGGGCGTGAGCACGTTGGGTTCTGCTGCTGACTTGGACTGGGCGTTTGATTTCAATCGCTCGGACCTCCAGGGACAGCGCATCAACAGCCAGTTCCAACAGACCGGGGGAGCGGGGCGCGTGGGGTATCAGATCACCGAGACGCTGCGCTTTGAACTGGATGGTAACTACTATGAAGCCATCGTGGGAAATCCAGGCAATCGTCTGGCTAACAATCCCAATGTTCAACTCCGCACCGAGTATTGGAACATCTCGCCCCGCCTCATCTGGGATACCACGGAGAATTGGCGACAGACGCTGACCTACTCCTACAATGCTTTCCGTCAGGCAGCTACAGGCTCCACCAGCTCCTTCAGCCCCAACAATCGCATCACGGTGGAGACCCAGTTTCTGGAATATCAGAGCGAGGTCAAAGCCACCGACTGGTGGACGCTGACCGCTGGGGCTTGGTTTCAAGATATGGGTTATGATCGTTTTAATGATGACACTGGTATCCAGGACATCAGCCAGCATGAGACCAACTGGGCTCTCTATGCGCAGTCTCAGATGGAGATTGCGGAGGGACTGAACTTCGTCGCCGGTCTGCGTTACGATAACTACTCCGATTTCGAGGACGCCGTCACGTGGCGCGTCGGCCTGAGCTACCGCGTGCCTGTCTTGCAAACCCTCCTCCATGCCAACTACGGCACCGCCTTCTCCCCTCCATCTCCGCAGGATCGTGAACCCGCTTTGTTTGGCAACGCCCTACTGGCCAAGCCTGAGCGCAGCCGGGGTTACGAGGTCGGCTTTGAGCAGCCGATTCCCGCCGCCAAAGCCAAGTTCAGCGCCACTTACTTCCACAACGACATCGAGGACACTTATCAGTTTGATCTGTCCACCTTCTCCCTTCTCGCGATTGGAGAAGCCCGCACGCGTGGCGTAGAGCTCGGTGCCGAGTGGCAGCCGCTCGATCAGCTCGGCTTCTATGCCAACTACACCTACCTTGATGCCGACGACACTCTGGCCGATCTGCGCCTCGTGCGCCGTCCGCGTCACTCCATCTCCGGTGGGGTGATCGCCAAACCGGTGGAAGATGTCACCGTCAGCCTCTCCGCCACCTATGTCATGGACCGCGAGGACTTCGATCCTGTGACCTTTGCTCAAACGGATCTCGAGGATTACCTCGTTGCCCGTCTGTCTGTCGCTTGGCGGGTGCACAAGAACGTCGAGCTCTTTGCCCGTGTGGAGAACCTCTTCGGCGACAACTATGAAGAAGCCGCTGGTTTCCCTGCCTATGATACTGGTGCCTATGCGGGTGTGAAAGTGCGCTTCTAA
- a CDS encoding AsmA-like C-terminal region-containing protein gives MKRLLRRLFKLGFASILLAAAVYAGTDSFAKQWREFIVGQLAERGLHMDFKKLLLNPFGGLIAKDVRLFSDAERSHVLASVDRLNLDFDYGKLLEKKFVVNGLDLSHASVSLPVDDAGGAQTMITMEDFSARAFLREGVLEIRQAEGVLSGIHLSITGMLTLPEKKADDAPKMQLPNLSVSHQMEVLNSHHRRIQKGLDWLHRFKFGSVPKLRLEVNGAMDRPLELVARLFFEVSGLRYDTYVCEDLVAEAEYNAGLIDLTRLYLKDPTGQVNASATWRMGTPELRFQMTSSADLPNLAQAFLNSDNLREIVFYGTPHLALNGTWFVDGPLAKGKRPLIATGRLDCGRFSTRGAVFDGLEANIGVAPEGVYIRDLLLKHETGTLSAQALSHDTEGFRYRAVLRMDPNAFLPFAKMPQTREIISRFQFNSKSNIYFEIEGSGPKADLQECLNAGRGELRHFRYRGVDLELMEADVEFQGPVMHFRNGKLEREEGVGQVAHVHVDDREKWVRLEGIRAGLDPVAVTSCFAPKVAGAIAKYRLPATTSVEMDGIIYYKDSTRNDFEVKFRHPSGTGHYVLMGEDHLISAPEGHLVFKGDDLRFDIDGRLFGQPMNAKGNVDLAPGTNDFSVAVKAGKFPYEVFSKDMPFEDVIANVASKGSTTSFDIRSALLGGRFSLKGSLNERVQPEPYQGELRLDGVSLPQLAQIYSKNNDTEGDITGHFRFEGKMNDWMALKGGGAAIIVNGNLYTVPILGPLTPLLGSVLPGTIKGYNVAKEGNCTFEVADGFVVTKNFEALTSVFKMALSGRIDFIRDDVDVTAQVRIRGLPGLVFLPFSELLEYRGTGPINNTKWSSNLLRMDNDKDDRAPPSVETMKEAQRISGEATRKASPQAEPKRPGSIFNRPGGR, from the coding sequence ATGAAGAGGCTGCTCCGACGACTGTTTAAGCTCGGCTTCGCCAGTATTTTGCTGGCGGCGGCAGTCTATGCAGGGACGGACTCCTTTGCCAAGCAGTGGCGGGAATTCATCGTGGGGCAGCTTGCTGAGCGGGGCCTGCACATGGACTTCAAAAAGCTCCTGCTGAATCCTTTTGGCGGACTGATCGCTAAAGATGTGCGGCTCTTTTCAGATGCGGAGCGCTCGCATGTTTTAGCTTCCGTAGATCGTCTGAACCTGGACTTCGACTATGGAAAGCTTCTGGAAAAGAAGTTTGTCGTCAATGGACTCGACCTCAGCCATGCCAGTGTCTCTTTGCCTGTCGATGATGCTGGGGGCGCTCAGACCATGATCACCATGGAAGACTTCAGCGCACGTGCCTTTCTTCGCGAAGGCGTGCTGGAGATTCGTCAGGCGGAGGGAGTCTTATCTGGGATTCATCTCAGCATCACCGGCATGTTGACGCTGCCGGAAAAGAAGGCGGATGATGCGCCCAAGATGCAACTGCCCAACCTTTCCGTCAGTCATCAGATGGAGGTGCTGAATTCCCATCATCGGCGCATTCAAAAAGGGCTCGATTGGCTGCACCGATTTAAGTTCGGTTCGGTGCCCAAGCTCCGTCTGGAGGTCAATGGCGCGATGGATCGACCGCTGGAGTTGGTGGCACGGTTGTTTTTTGAAGTCTCCGGTTTGCGTTACGATACCTACGTCTGCGAAGATCTCGTCGCGGAAGCTGAATACAATGCGGGGCTGATTGATCTGACTCGGCTGTATCTGAAGGATCCGACAGGGCAGGTGAATGCCAGTGCCACCTGGCGGATGGGAACCCCAGAACTGCGTTTCCAAATGACTTCCAGTGCAGATCTGCCGAATCTGGCTCAGGCCTTTTTGAACAGCGATAATCTGCGCGAGATTGTTTTCTACGGCACCCCACACCTTGCTCTCAACGGCACTTGGTTCGTGGATGGTCCTCTGGCCAAAGGTAAGCGGCCGCTCATCGCCACCGGGCGTTTGGATTGTGGGCGCTTCAGCACCCGTGGAGCTGTCTTCGACGGCCTTGAAGCGAATATCGGAGTCGCCCCCGAAGGAGTCTATATCCGTGACCTCCTGCTGAAGCATGAAACGGGGACATTGTCCGCCCAGGCTTTGTCTCATGATACGGAAGGGTTTCGTTACCGTGCGGTGCTGCGCATGGACCCCAATGCGTTTTTGCCGTTTGCAAAGATGCCGCAGACTCGTGAGATTATCTCGCGATTTCAGTTTAACTCCAAATCGAACATCTACTTTGAAATCGAAGGTTCTGGGCCCAAAGCAGACCTGCAAGAATGCTTAAACGCCGGGCGTGGTGAACTCCGTCACTTCCGTTATCGAGGCGTGGACTTGGAATTGATGGAAGCGGATGTGGAGTTCCAGGGGCCGGTGATGCATTTCCGTAACGGCAAGCTTGAGCGCGAGGAAGGGGTAGGGCAGGTGGCTCACGTGCATGTGGATGATCGTGAAAAGTGGGTTCGCTTGGAAGGCATCCGTGCAGGCCTAGATCCTGTTGCCGTGACGAGTTGTTTTGCTCCCAAAGTGGCGGGAGCGATCGCCAAATACCGTCTTCCAGCCACCACATCGGTGGAGATGGACGGCATCATCTATTACAAGGATTCGACTCGGAATGACTTTGAAGTGAAGTTTCGTCATCCTTCAGGGACGGGCCACTATGTGTTGATGGGAGAAGACCATCTGATTTCAGCGCCGGAAGGCCACTTGGTCTTCAAAGGGGATGACTTACGCTTTGATATCGATGGTCGGCTCTTTGGCCAGCCGATGAATGCGAAGGGAAATGTAGATCTGGCTCCTGGGACGAACGACTTCAGTGTGGCCGTCAAAGCGGGCAAATTCCCGTATGAGGTGTTCAGTAAGGACATGCCCTTCGAGGATGTGATTGCCAATGTGGCCAGTAAGGGCAGCACCACCTCCTTCGATATCAGGTCGGCTTTGTTAGGCGGGCGTTTCTCCCTCAAAGGATCACTGAACGAACGCGTGCAGCCGGAGCCCTATCAGGGAGAGTTGCGCCTAGACGGTGTGAGCTTGCCGCAGTTAGCCCAGATCTATTCGAAGAACAACGATACGGAAGGTGACATCACCGGCCACTTTCGGTTCGAAGGGAAAATGAATGATTGGATGGCCCTGAAAGGCGGTGGTGCAGCCATCATCGTGAATGGTAACCTGTACACCGTGCCCATTCTGGGGCCTCTAACCCCTTTGTTAGGCAGCGTTCTGCCTGGCACGATCAAAGGTTACAATGTCGCCAAAGAAGGCAATTGCACCTTTGAAGTGGCGGATGGCTTTGTGGTGACCAAAAACTTCGAAGCTCTGACCAGCGTGTTTAAAATGGCCCTCAGCGGCCGCATCGACTTCATTCGTGATGATGTGGACGTCACCGCTCAAGTGCGCATCCGTGGGCTGCCCGGATTGGTTTTCCTTCCTTTCAGCGAACTGCTGGAATACCGAGGCACCGGTCCGATCAATAACACCAAATGGTCGTCCAATCTGCTACGCATGGACAATGATAAGGATGATCGGGCTCCGCCGAGTGTGGAGACCATGAAAGAGGCGCAGCGGATCTCAGGTGAGGCCACGCGGAAAGCTTCCCCCCAGGCCGAGCCGAAACGTCCAGGCTCGATCTTTAACCGGCCAGGCGGGCGATAA
- a CDS encoding peroxiredoxin family protein, translated as MKTFISFALWVVTCVGVFAAPPDDFTLKSVSETGSFSLQAAKGQFVALHFLLKTECPVCLRHTREHMTKAAALPNVIQVFVKPDTEEEIRAWADQLPPEELAKTPIYRDPDAALAKAFEIPDGYAFHGQVVHYPATVLIGPDGKEVFRYVGKNNRDRLSFDQLAAKVAELSKPGK; from the coding sequence ATGAAAACTTTTATATCCTTTGCTTTGTGGGTGGTCACCTGTGTGGGAGTCTTCGCCGCTCCCCCTGACGATTTCACCCTCAAGTCAGTGAGTGAGACGGGCTCCTTTTCACTCCAAGCGGCCAAAGGCCAATTTGTGGCTCTTCACTTTTTATTGAAGACGGAGTGTCCGGTGTGCTTGCGCCATACCCGAGAACACATGACCAAGGCGGCCGCTCTGCCGAACGTCATCCAGGTGTTTGTGAAACCGGATACGGAAGAAGAGATTCGTGCATGGGCGGATCAACTGCCGCCTGAAGAGCTCGCCAAGACGCCGATCTATCGTGACCCCGATGCGGCATTGGCCAAAGCCTTTGAAATCCCTGATGGTTATGCCTTTCATGGCCAGGTGGTGCATTATCCCGCCACCGTTTTGATCGGCCCAGATGGCAAGGAAGTCTTTCGATATGTGGGAAAGAATAACCGTGACCGCCTTTCGTTTGACCAGTTAGCGGCCAAGGTGGCTGAGTTATCCAAGCCCGGCAAATGA
- a CDS encoding ArsR/SmtB family transcription factor yields the protein MPSILKSLSLIADPTRVRILLLLGQEELSVAELQEVLALPQSNISAQLAKLKSAGLVSDRRSGKNRLYQLDEPSSKEKSAHEHFMALLEAAGAELKEVKKDAAALKVVLRKRTRAAQAYFDTLAGKFGRHYIPGRSWKGLGETLLKLMPPLIIADLGAGEGTLSQLLAQRAQKVIAVDNSEKMVAYGAELASKHGFSNLEYRLGDIEEPPIENASVDLVFLSQALHHALNPERAIKAAHAILKPGGRIVILDLLKHQFEKARELYADVWLGFSEAELHELLGRAGFRDAESSVVHRESQSPHFQSVLALATKA from the coding sequence ATGCCATCCATCTTGAAATCACTGAGCTTGATTGCCGACCCGACGCGGGTGAGGATTTTGCTGCTCCTCGGTCAGGAGGAGCTCAGTGTGGCCGAGTTGCAGGAAGTCTTGGCCTTACCACAGTCGAACATTTCCGCTCAGTTGGCCAAGCTCAAGTCAGCCGGATTAGTGAGTGACCGTCGCAGCGGTAAAAACCGTCTTTATCAGTTGGATGAACCTTCGAGCAAAGAGAAGAGTGCGCATGAGCACTTCATGGCGCTGCTTGAGGCAGCGGGAGCAGAACTGAAAGAAGTGAAAAAAGACGCTGCCGCTCTCAAAGTGGTTTTGCGTAAGCGCACTCGTGCGGCTCAGGCTTACTTTGATACCTTGGCGGGAAAGTTTGGTCGCCATTACATTCCCGGGCGTTCTTGGAAGGGCTTGGGGGAAACGCTGCTGAAACTGATGCCGCCTCTCATCATTGCCGATCTCGGGGCGGGCGAGGGGACGCTTTCGCAATTGCTGGCTCAGAGGGCGCAGAAGGTTATCGCTGTGGACAACAGTGAGAAGATGGTGGCTTATGGTGCAGAATTGGCCTCCAAGCATGGCTTCTCCAATCTCGAGTATCGGTTGGGGGATATTGAGGAGCCTCCGATTGAAAACGCCTCGGTGGACCTCGTGTTTTTAAGCCAGGCGCTGCATCATGCGCTAAATCCTGAGCGGGCCATCAAGGCCGCTCACGCCATCCTCAAGCCAGGAGGCAGGATTGTGATTCTGGACCTGCTCAAGCACCAGTTTGAAAAAGCTCGTGAGCTTTATGCCGATGTTTGGTTGGGGTTCTCGGAAGCCGAGTTGCATGAGTTGTTAGGCCGTGCCGGTTTCCGGGATGCGGAAAGCAGCGTGGTTCATCGTGAAAGTCAGAGCCCTCATTTCCAATCGGTGCTCGCTTTGGCGACCAAGGCGTGA
- a CDS encoding alpha/beta hydrolase, translating into MRLEKWSLSDGTPSILCEPVAEGKLGQRGLKIRQQMLDRGIELKPAGQVVGTLVLVHGRKARKEDYLLIAERLCAVGFRCLLADMPAHGEHPGQMIYYGVREAGLPVRLLKEASERFHFAPQPAGLLGMSMGGSVAVHAADQPDAPWRALVVISSFDALGPAIEVQAQKMTGAWLGGLWAGAASEAYSWRSGLAVSAIQPRVHAARLRMPTLIAHGTQDHVVPMESGRRLYEALPESLVKQWVEVPGADHDNVLITDFPIYATVAEWMWKYAR; encoded by the coding sequence GTGCGGTTGGAAAAGTGGTCTCTGAGTGACGGCACGCCCTCCATCCTATGTGAACCGGTCGCTGAGGGTAAGCTCGGACAGCGAGGGCTGAAGATTCGTCAGCAGATGCTGGATCGAGGTATCGAGTTGAAGCCCGCGGGACAAGTGGTGGGAACTTTGGTCCTCGTGCATGGGCGTAAGGCCCGTAAAGAGGACTACTTGCTCATCGCTGAACGCCTTTGTGCGGTGGGATTTCGTTGCCTGCTGGCTGACATGCCTGCGCATGGAGAACATCCGGGCCAAATGATCTATTATGGCGTAAGAGAGGCTGGGTTACCTGTGCGCTTGTTGAAGGAGGCCAGTGAGCGATTCCATTTTGCACCACAACCTGCGGGTTTGCTTGGGATGTCCATGGGTGGTTCGGTGGCCGTTCATGCGGCGGATCAGCCGGATGCTCCATGGCGTGCCTTAGTGGTGATTTCGAGTTTCGATGCGTTGGGGCCCGCGATTGAGGTTCAAGCCCAGAAGATGACAGGAGCTTGGTTGGGCGGGCTCTGGGCGGGAGCTGCAAGTGAGGCCTATTCCTGGCGCTCTGGCCTAGCTGTCTCGGCCATTCAGCCAAGGGTTCATGCGGCTCGTTTGCGGATGCCGACACTCATTGCGCATGGCACCCAGGATCATGTGGTGCCGATGGAGTCTGGACGTAGGCTCTATGAAGCTTTACCGGAATCCCTGGTCAAACAATGGGTGGAGGTTCCTGGCGCAGACCACGACAATGTTCTCATCACCGATTTTCCTATCTATGCCACAGTGGCGGAGTGGATGTGGAAGTATGCTCGCTAG
- a CDS encoding trimeric intracellular cation channel family protein yields the protein MPPWIEYSACAVCAISGVLAAEGKRMDLFGAVVLALVTAVGGGTVRDLCLGIRPVFWVQATDYLTWSIVAAVGTFVLARFMPMPARALAVADAFGLALFGIVGTEKALFMEAPALVAVLLGIVTAVAGGILRDVLRGEIPWVFRPEVDLYATAVCIGAMVFILMQQWLPSAGWHRYAAMSVILVLRLAAMRWKLRLPIFETRG from the coding sequence ATGCCTCCCTGGATCGAATACTCTGCCTGTGCTGTTTGCGCCATCTCTGGCGTTTTAGCGGCGGAGGGCAAACGGATGGATCTCTTCGGGGCCGTGGTTCTTGCCTTAGTGACCGCCGTGGGCGGGGGGACTGTCCGAGATCTCTGCCTTGGCATTCGTCCCGTGTTTTGGGTCCAGGCCACGGATTATCTTACGTGGTCGATTGTCGCAGCGGTGGGGACTTTCGTCCTCGCTCGTTTCATGCCAATGCCAGCCCGTGCGTTAGCCGTCGCGGATGCCTTTGGCCTAGCGTTGTTTGGGATCGTCGGCACTGAGAAAGCCCTCTTTATGGAGGCGCCTGCCTTAGTTGCGGTCTTGTTGGGGATTGTGACCGCCGTTGCGGGAGGCATTTTGCGGGACGTGCTCCGTGGCGAGATTCCGTGGGTGTTTCGTCCCGAAGTGGATCTTTACGCCACGGCCGTTTGTATCGGAGCCATGGTGTTCATTCTGATGCAACAGTGGCTGCCGTCTGCGGGCTGGCATCGCTATGCAGCCATGAGCGTCATCCTCGTCCTCCGCTTAGCGGCCATGCGTTGGAAGTTGCGACTGCCCATTTTTGAAACTCGGGGCTAA